Within Fusobacterium periodonticum ATCC 33693, the genomic segment TTACACAATCTATGTGGGAAAATATAATGGGATATAATCCATCAAGATTTAAAGGAGCTAATAAACCAGTAGAAATTGTTAACTGGTGGGAAGTATTAAAATTTTGTAATAAATTAAGTGAAAAATATAATTTAAAACCAGTCTATGATTTAAGTCAAGAAGAAAAAGGAGTTTTAAAAATTATTCATTTAGATGGAGAAATAGTTGAAGAAGATAAATCAGATTTTAAAAATACAGAAGGTTTTAGATTACCAACAGAAGCTGAATGGGAATGGTTTGCAAAGGGAGGGCAAAAAGCTATTGATGAAGGAACATTTGATTATAAATATTCAGGAAGTAACAATATAGATGAAGTAGCTTGGTATTATGAAAATTCAGGAGCTAAGAATGAAGAAGGAAGAACTCAAAATGTAGGTTTGAAAGAAGCAAATCAGTTAGGACTTTATGATTGTAGTGGAAATGTTTGGGAATGGTGTTATGATATGCCAGATGATGAAAGTATAGAAGATACTATTATATATAGAAAATTAAAAGGAGGGGCTTGGATTAGTAATTTAGAATTATGTCAAAATTTTTTTTGTACTAGTGAAAATGCAACCTTTGAAGATGCTGATATAGGATTTCGTATTGTTAGGACAATTTACTAGACAATTTCTAAAAAATATTATAGAATAAACTTTATTATTTTAAATTTTTGGAGGGAATTAAATGAATAGTATTGGTAATGTTGGCAAAAAAACTTTGATTTCTTTAACAATACCAATATTTTTAGAATTGTTATTAGTAACAGTTGTAGGAAATATTGATACAATTATGCTTGGTTATTACAGTGATGAAGCAGTAGGAGCAATAGGTGGAATAACACAACTACTTAATATTCAAAATGTAATATTCAGTTTCATAAATATGGCAACAGCAATTTTAACTGCACAATTTTTAGGAGCAAAGGATTATAAAAGAGTTAAACAAGTTATAAGTGTTTCACTAGTTCTCAATGT encodes:
- a CDS encoding formylglycine-generating enzyme family protein, whose translation is MKGLEDFQKEYMVFVRGGKYKKKVFNLEVCKYPVTQSMWENIMGYNPSRFKGANKPVEIVNWWEVLKFCNKLSEKYNLKPVYDLSQEEKGVLKIIHLDGEIVEEDKSDFKNTEGFRLPTEAEWEWFAKGGQKAIDEGTFDYKYSGSNNIDEVAWYYENSGAKNEEGRTQNVGLKEANQLGLYDCSGNVWEWCYDMPDDESIEDTIIYRKLKGGAWISNLELCQNFFCTSENATFEDADIGFRIVRTIY